The sequence CTTACTCCCACTTATTAACCACGATTTTAACACCGCTGCCTATGTAAACTTTAGTTCCCGCTGGCGGCACCTGACGATAAACCTCACCGGGCGATATAGCCGGTATCACCCTGACGACTATAATTGCTTTTAATCCTACTGACTGCAATGTCTTTCTTGCCTGCTCAAGCTTCATACCAACCACATTGGGCACAGTTATCAACTGCGTTGCAGAACCTCTGCTTACCATAAGTGACACAGTGTCACCCTGAGATAGGGTTTCTCCGGGCTCAGGAATGGTTCTTATGACAAATCCACGGTCAACGGTGTCGCAATATTGTTCGATTACATCACCTGGAACGAGACCTACCGCCTCAAGTTTGAGTTTTGCCTGTCTCAAAAGGATACCTCTAACATCAGGAACTACAGCTATCATGCCGCCTTTGCTTACGATAACGCGAATCGTACGCCCCTTTTTGGCTGGGCTTCCACCCTTAGGAATTTGCTTTATTATAGTCCCTGCCGGAAGTTCCGCAGAAAATTGCTCCCTTATTATCTTAAAATTAAATCCCTGCTCCTCGACAAGTGTCTGAGCTTCATCAACATTCAATCCAACCACATTCGGCACGGGGTACGCTTTGCCGCTTCCCACGACCAGCGGCATCACAGCCTTGTCAAAAAGGAAAAGTCCGATAAACCCGCCACCAACGAAAAGGCAAATGTAAGCAATTTTTATAAGCAAACTCCTCATGTCGACTTGATAATTTTTCCTGCTGTTAACTCACGGGTTCCAGTTTTGGTTTTGATTAAAAGCGAACCTCGCTCCGTAACCTCGATAATTTCCCCGTGAACTACTTCATCGCCAGCATGAGTGGTTATGAATGACCCCTTGGGCAATGCATATTCGTTGTACTCGTCCAATATACTCTTAAGTCCGTTTTGCACAAACTCAAGCCATAGTGGTGCAAGCATCTCGAGGAAAACCCTGAAAAAGTACATTCGTTCGGGCGCAGAAAGATTTAGCGCAGCAAATTCTTCCGGCTCGGGGGATTCGCCAGTGTTAATTCCGACGCCGATAAGCAAGTTCTCGCCCTCAAGCTCCGCTATAACGCCCGCACACTTTTTATCCAATATGAACACATCATTAGGCCATTTTATTATCACTTTACCGTCGGTGAATCTGTCGACAGTTTTGGCTATCGCTAACGCTATAACAAGCGTTACACCGAGTTGTTCCACATTCTTTGTTACCCATGTAAGGTAAAGTCCGCCGGGTGGAGACAACCATTTACTGCCGCGCCTTCCATAGCCGTTAGTCTGTTCGTCCGCGATCACAATAAAAGGCGGTTTGCGAACCGAAAGTATTTTCCTCGCCTCATGCTGAGTGGACTTAACTGGTCCGAAAAGATGAATTATCTCCCCGAAAATAGTTTTATTATATGACTTAAATATTATCATCTCTGCTCCTTTTTATTTTCATCCTTGGCTTTGTCGTTTATAACTTTTCGCCCAACTTCGATTATTTTAAATTGAACTCTTCTGCTTTTTTGTAGTTCCTCTTCGGTTGCGCCCTGCTCTTCCTCGCCGAAACCTTTATAGCTCATTCTTTTTGCTTCAACACCGTGTGCTACAAGCCAGTCGTAAACCGCTTTTGCCCGCTGACGCGAAAGCCACAGATTAAACTTTTTCGTCCCTATGGAGTCCGCGAAACCCTGAATCTCTATCTTCATCTCAGGATACTTCTCCATTAGTTCAGCCACCCGTTTTAGCTCTGCCTCCGACTCCTTTCTTAGCTCAGCCTTGGCAAAGTCGAAAAATATGTTTTCAAGCTTAATCTTTGCGCCAACTTTAACTGGTTCAAGCTTGAATACCTGATGTATTTCGTTATACCCTTCCTCAAGCTTTATTTCGTAATTTTCAGATGTAAAAACATAGCCATCGGCTGAAACGGAAATTCCGTATTTTTCGTTTGCACGCAGAACAACGAAAAACTTTCCAGTGAGTGAATCAGTTTTAAGCTGGGAGAGTAGTTTGCCGTCTTTCAAACGCTCTATCTTCACATCTGCGAATACTGGTTTCCCAGTTTTGGCATCGATAACCTCTCCCACCAATGTTGCGATAGGCGTAGGCCTCTGCCATTTTTTGAGTGGATATGAATATATGTCAAACCCGCCATAGCCCCCGGGACGGTCGGACGCAAAGTAGATATACTCTCCCGAGGCAGGCACGGAAAAGAAATAATCGTTGCCTTTAGTGTTTATCGGTGGACCAAGGTTAAGAGGTTTCCCCCATTCACCGGTCGTCGTGTCAAGCCTCGAGAAAAAGACATCAAGACCGCCAAGTCCACCATGTCCTGAGGAAGAAAAGTAAAAAGTTACACCATCGAGATGAAGAAATGGTGATGTTTGGTCGCGGGCGTTATTTATAGGGTAGCCGAGATTTTTTGCTTTAGACCAGCCTTTTTCAGTTTTAACACAGTAGTATATGTCGAGACCACCATATCCGCCGAACCTATCCGACGCGAAAAACAGCGTGTCTCCACCCGCTGAAAGCGATGGATGACCGTCCCACCAGCTTGAGTTAACATTGCTGCCAAGATTTTCCGGTTCGGTCCAGCTATCGCCAACCTTATACGAAACATAGATGTCGCAACCCCCATAGCTGTCTTTCCTTCCGCAAATAGTTATAAACATTTCCATTCCGTCGGGTGAGAAGCACATGGCGCCCTCGTTTTTTGGCGAGTTTATTGGTTTGCCAAGGTTCTCGGGAATCGTCCACTTTATCCCCGTCCAATGTGAGACATATATATCCTCGCCGCCCAAGCCACCGTCACGGGTCGAGGAGAAGTAAAGCGTTTTGCCATCAGGCATTATAAATGGTGCAAAGTCACTCTTTGAGGAGTTAATTTCGGATATGTTCATAAGGTCGCCTTTTATAGCTTCCTGCTGCGATAAGGAATCTTTCGGCTGTGTATCCTGACCTGTTACATACGACTGGAGTGCTATAATAATCAGAAATTTCAAAAGCCAGAATTTCATTTGGGGAAAATATGATTAAACTAACAGATTATGTCAACTATAAACGACGGTAGTCACATCGACTGCGTCAAAATAATTTCAACCAGTTTTGGCTATTTTCACCGCTTCTTTCACGACATCGTCCATGGTCGAAAAAACGGGTATGCCTGCCTTTTTGAGGATTTCGTGCGCTTGCTCCTGATTCGTGCCCACCAAACGGGCTATTATCGGAACCTTTGGCTTGAACTGTTCTATAGCTTGGACTATTCCATTGGCGATATCGTCGCAGCGGGTTATTCCACCAAAAATGTTGAAAAATATGACTTTAACATGCGGGTCGCGAGTTATTATGTCGAGTGCAGTAACCACTTTCTGTGGATTCGACGAGCCACCGACATCGAGGAAGTTAGCTGGTTCTCCACCATAGTGCTTTATTAAATCCATAGTTGCCATAGCGAGTCCAGCACCATTCACAACACACCCTATGTCGCCAGTAAGCTTAACAAACGAAAGTCCTGCATCCTTTGCTTTAACCTCGTCTTCGGTGTATTCGTCTGGGTCACGCCAATCAAGAAATTCTGGATGCCTTATAAGCCCATTGTCATCGAGAACTATTTTCGCATCAACGCAGACAAGCCTGCCCTCAGGGGTCAAAACCAGCGGGTTAACCTCAGCAAGTGAAGCGTCAACGCCAATGAATGTATTGTAAATTTTTATCGCAATGTCTATACCCTGCTTTACGACCTCTGGGTCATCATAAATTTTCTCCATAAGGTAGCGTGCGCCATACGGTTTAAGACCCAAGAATGGGTCTATTTCGATTTTGAAAATTTTTTCTGGCGAGCGACGAGCCACCTCCTCGATATCCACCCCGCCTTCCGGGGATGCCATCATCACAACCTTCTTGGTTCTTCTATCGAGTATCGCACCAAGATACGCCTCGTGCTTTATGTCCACAGCTCTCGTAACCAGAACTTTCTTAACTTTAAGTCCCTTTATTTCCATCCCGAGTATTTTTTCAGCGTGCTTTCGAGCTTCTTCGGGGGTTTTGGCAATTTTTATCCCACCTGCTTTACCTCGACCGCCTACTAATACCTGTGCCTTAACGACTACTTCAGTCCCGAGTTCCTTGGCTATAGCTTCTGCTTCCTCGGGGGTCGTTGCAATCTTGCCTTCCTCAACAGGGCAACCAAATCTTCTAAAAAGTTCCTTCGCCTGATATTCGTGAAGTTTCATGGCTCACTCCTTTGGTTCATTAGTCTTAAATAATTTACAATTTCGTATTCTCAGCAAAACAATTTTATCGTTTAGATTTTACTATAACACAGCCTCACCTGCTCTCAACAAAGGCACTGAGAGATGTTCGCAAGAGAAGCTCTCTCATCCTTTTCAGCCAATCCGCCTTGTGTTTTGCAAGTTGCTCCGAGCGTTTCTGCCAGTCGCACTCCTCAATTATTTTTATTATATCGTCCGTTGGGGAAACCACTATCTCGTTAAAAGAACTGCTTTCGCTGGTTCGCTGGTCGTGACGAATTAGAATTCCTGGTATTCCCCACGAAGCAGCAGCCCCTATACCGTGGAGACGGGTCCCTATTACAAGGTCAAAATCTTTGTATAAATGAAGTAGTTCCGAAGAATTCGTCGTGTATATCACTTCTGTGCCGTTTCCAAAGACAGCGATCGCTTCTTTAAAATCCGCGAAGTGATGGCAAACTATTTTCGCATCAAAGTCGTGAATAAGCTTCGCATAAACCGGCAACAACGCATCAAAAACCCCTGGTGGTATGGAATTAGCCCATAGTCTCTTTCCTTGAAATACTATGGCTATGTCTTTTACTCTCTCCACCTTTTTAGTCTCCGGTGCCGCGAAAAGCGCTGGACATACGCCCTTTATTGCTCCGAAAGCTTTTAATTGCTCGTATGCGGCGTTATCACGCGTTGTGATTAGCTCGGCGAATTCAGAAAGGAACCTTCTTGCATTCTTGGTTAGCTTGTTTTTAAGTCCAACCCCAACAAGCGCACCATGAACTTTGTTCTCCACTGCCCAGGATAAGAGCTCTTCATTGCGTGGTCCAGCCCATTCAGGCGTGCCCGCTATAATGATGTAATCGGCGATTTTTTGGCTCGTTTTTTTAAACGAGTTATCCATAAATTCGAATCGTCCAGAAAGAAGCCTCCTCAGCTGCATATCAGGATTATCGGCGAAAAGATATGCCCCAAGCGCAAGTAAGCGATTAATCGCATCGGACTTAGTTCGTATCATAGGATGGCGATTATATATAATTTCGTCAAATTTGAGACCAAGAGAGGATAAAAGATTACGAATGCCAAACAGTATAAATTCGTCCCCGGGATTCCAGCCAAGCGTCGTTGAAAATATAATTCTCAGTCTCTTCATTATTCGGGGATTTCCTCGAATTTAGCACCAATACTCTCTTTTAAATAACCACGCAGAAATTGTTCGCCCGAAAGGATTTTGCCACCCTCTGGCTGAATTTGAACGATCTCAAGACTGCCTTCGCAACAGCCAACGATTAATTTGTTCTTTGACGGAATTATCATGCCCGGTTCGTTTTTTCCGCTTTTCGTT is a genomic window of bacterium containing:
- a CDS encoding PASTA domain-containing protein, giving the protein MLIKIAYICLFVGGGFIGLFLFDKAVMPLVVGSGKAYPVPNVVGLNVDEAQTLVEEQGFNFKIIREQFSAELPAGTIIKQIPKGGSPAKKGRTIRVIVSKGGMIAVVPDVRGILLRQAKLKLEAVGLVPGDVIEQYCDTVDRGFVIRTIPEPGETLSQGDTVSLMVSRGSATQLITVPNVVGMKLEQARKTLQSVGLKAIIVVRVIPAISPGEVYRQVPPAGTKVYIGSGVKIVVNKWE
- a CDS encoding biotin--[acetyl-CoA-carboxylase] ligase — protein: MIIFKSYNKTIFGEIIHLFGPVKSTQHEARKILSVRKPPFIVIADEQTNGYGRRGSKWLSPPGGLYLTWVTKNVEQLGVTLVIALAIAKTVDRFTDGKVIIKWPNDVFILDKKCAGVIAELEGENLLIGVGINTGESPEPEEFAALNLSAPERMYFFRVFLEMLAPLWLEFVQNGLKSILDEYNEYALPKGSFITTHAGDEVVHGEIIEVTERGSLLIKTKTGTRELTAGKIIKST
- a CDS encoding PD40 domain-containing protein — translated: MKFWLLKFLIIIALQSYVTGQDTQPKDSLSQQEAIKGDLMNISEINSSKSDFAPFIMPDGKTLYFSSTRDGGLGGEDIYVSHWTGIKWTIPENLGKPINSPKNEGAMCFSPDGMEMFITICGRKDSYGGCDIYVSYKVGDSWTEPENLGSNVNSSWWDGHPSLSAGGDTLFFASDRFGGYGGLDIYYCVKTEKGWSKAKNLGYPINNARDQTSPFLHLDGVTFYFSSSGHGGLGGLDVFFSRLDTTTGEWGKPLNLGPPINTKGNDYFFSVPASGEYIYFASDRPGGYGGFDIYSYPLKKWQRPTPIATLVGEVIDAKTGKPVFADVKIERLKDGKLLSQLKTDSLTGKFFVVLRANEKYGISVSADGYVFTSENYEIKLEEGYNEIHQVFKLEPVKVGAKIKLENIFFDFAKAELRKESEAELKRVAELMEKYPEMKIEIQGFADSIGTKKFNLWLSRQRAKAVYDWLVAHGVEAKRMSYKGFGEEEQGATEEELQKSRRVQFKIIEVGRKVINDKAKDENKKEQR
- the sucC gene encoding ADP-forming succinate--CoA ligase subunit beta: MKLHEYQAKELFRRFGCPVEEGKIATTPEEAEAIAKELGTEVVVKAQVLVGGRGKAGGIKIAKTPEEARKHAEKILGMEIKGLKVKKVLVTRAVDIKHEAYLGAILDRRTKKVVMMASPEGGVDIEEVARRSPEKIFKIEIDPFLGLKPYGARYLMEKIYDDPEVVKQGIDIAIKIYNTFIGVDASLAEVNPLVLTPEGRLVCVDAKIVLDDNGLIRHPEFLDWRDPDEYTEDEVKAKDAGLSFVKLTGDIGCVVNGAGLAMATMDLIKHYGGEPANFLDVGGSSNPQKVVTALDIITRDPHVKVIFFNIFGGITRCDDIANGIVQAIEQFKPKVPIIARLVGTNQEQAHEILKKAGIPVFSTMDDVVKEAVKIAKTG
- a CDS encoding polysaccharide pyruvyl transferase family protein — its product is MKRLRIIFSTTLGWNPGDEFILFGIRNLLSSLGLKFDEIIYNRHPMIRTKSDAINRLLALGAYLFADNPDMQLRRLLSGRFEFMDNSFKKTSQKIADYIIIAGTPEWAGPRNEELLSWAVENKVHGALVGVGLKNKLTKNARRFLSEFAELITTRDNAAYEQLKAFGAIKGVCPALFAAPETKKVERVKDIAIVFQGKRLWANSIPPGVFDALLPVYAKLIHDFDAKIVCHHFADFKEAIAVFGNGTEVIYTTNSSELLHLYKDFDLVIGTRLHGIGAAASWGIPGILIRHDQRTSESSSFNEIVVSPTDDIIKIIEECDWQKRSEQLAKHKADWLKRMRELLLRTSLSAFVESR